The region TTCAGTACAAGGCCAAGTTTATGGGCAAGTATCCCCAACCAAGATGCCACTTTAGCTATATACTTACCATAACTATCATAGCTGTCTCTATATGAACCTCCTGAACGATCACCATAGCCCCCTTGGTTCCTACTGGGGGAAAAAAGTCAACATTTATAAAATAAGTAGTGTAACCTCAGATTCCAAGTTTCTAGTAAAAATGATTTACTTTTAAGTTACAGCTTTAGTACAAATTACAAATTTAACTTCACCCAATTTGTAACAAAGTTGCTCTCGACTATTTTTGGAGTTATAGTACATCAAGCAATAGTGTTCACTACACAAAGTTACCTTCCATAGTATTCTCTGGATCCACCACCATAGCCTCCACTTCTAGATTCAAACCGGCTACTTCCATAACCTCTGTCTCCACCTAAGGAAAGCATTAGTACTTTGTTACTGTTAATCAAAATTGTATATAGTTACTGTAATCTTGATATTCAGAACAGCCTCAAACTCACCTCTTCCCCTACCACCACGGAAAAAGCCTCTACCTCCAGAAGAGCCACCTCTGTAACCACGATTTCTGTTGTCTGAAGACTGACCTGCCTGGTCCACTCTGATTTGACGACCATCAAGTGTCTAGAATTATAATAAATAGTTGACCTATAAGTACTGCTGCAGTAACCTAAACACAGGTAAAACAGGTAACACCCATCAGCTTTCTTATAGAAGTGGTCACACTAAACATTTACCTATACATCTGTACTTATGAAACTGGTGAAGCTAAAATTGTTTTGTGCATACATGCTAGTTTTATAAAACCACTGTTCTGTAAACTAGCACGTGTGTACACTATAAAACTAAACTGAGCTCACCAGTTCAAAAGGTCAAGAAGTTTTTAAAGTGCTCTTAAACACTATACAGCTTGAATTTTAAAATGCCACTTTAAAGTGAAATCCAGCattctccatacctttccatTCATAGCCATCAAAGCATCTTTTGCATCATCTGCATTTTCGTATGTGACGAAGCCAAACCCACGGGATTTCTGTGTTTCTCTATCTTTAACCAcaaccactaaaaaaaaaaaaaaagataagttaacctaatacttaaaaaaaaagccGACTTTAACTATCACTGTACAAACTTACCTTCAGAAATTTGTCCATATTTGCAGAACACCTGTTCCAACGACTGCTCATTCGTATCAAAACTCAAGCCACCTATAAAGAGTTTTCCTTCGTTTGACGCCATAGTTACCAGGCCTCTGCATTGAAAGACAAAGTAATTAGAAATGCGCATGCATAAGCCAGCGCCCATTATCCATACCACGTGACCTCCCGCCCAGTGCCATCTTAGTCCGGGATTTCCGCAAACAGGCGCCATTTTACGACTCACACACTAACCGACACAGTTTTGCAACCATCAAAATGATAAAACAAAGCTTCACCGTGAAAGAACACGGCTGCCCATTAAGAGAAATCTTTGGCTTACAAAGATGGTGGGACTCGCTCGGTGTTTAcacctttaatattttttttctacaacCCACGTCCTTTCCCTCCGATAAAATATTCCCGCTCCTACCCACAACCAAATCCCCCACGTCCTAACGAGGTTACCTTAGACAATGCTTGAGAACAGCAAAAACACACACTCAGCCTCGAACTGTAGATAAAAAGAGGGCGGTTAATTGTTGCGGAGTTCCTTATATAGCATTCTTCGCTCCGCCCATCTCGTCAATATGTCGCGAGACAATCTTTTCTCTTCAACCAATGAGAGACAGAAGTAGCCGCTTACTATCAATGAATACGAATAAGTGGGTGGTGGTGTGGTGTGCTGTGCTGGTAGTGAGGGGTCGGGTTCATGATGGGATGGGGGATGGGAGCTTTCTCTGGCCTTTACAGTAGACAAAAGCGAAATGCGCGCGGAGCATTTCCTTGTCATGGGTGAATAGGTAAAAGGCTGCTGGTAGCTCTTTCGGGTATCCTTCCTGCCCACGCCCACCTCGCGCTCCAAGTGCCGTTATAGAAGGCTCCACTGTCCCCTCATACCTTAAAGCTCTAGTCAAGGCGGCCGTTAAAAGTGGGGTGTTCGCGTCGATACAGCGTTTCTTACGTGGACATTGTCTTCATCCTCTGAGGATTACACAGGCCCGCCCGGTGCCCACACCCCACAGACCCACACACTGCCTTTACTACCTAGCATTACACAGACCCACATACTCCTCACCCTAGAGTGTTGCACAGacccacataccccccccccctccacaaagtgTGTCTGTTACATAGATCCACGTACtggcttcaccccccccccccccatgagttaCACAGACCCACTACTACTAaaaatcatttgtatagcgctaccagacagcCTCCTTTTAGAGGGTATTACACAGAACCACATATTGCCTACACTACACAGATCCACATACTGCCTCACCCCCCATCTAACGTGTTATACAGACCCACGTATTCCCCTAAGCCCCCAGAATATGTTACACAGGCCAACAGGGTGCCCTCATGTCCCAGAGCCGGTTATATGGACCCAAACAATGCCCTCACCCTACAGACCAACAGGATACCCTTACTTATTATGCAGTAGACCCACATACTTACTTGCCTCACCACCACAGAGCATATCAACTTTTACAGTAGCTGGGAGTATAGTCATTCACCTTTCTAACTTCATGTTCAACTTTctctaaattattatttttatttattttttgttacatttgtaccccgcgctttcccactcatggcaggctcaatgcggcttacatggggcaatggagggttaagtgacttgcccagagtcacaaggagctgcctgtgcctgaagtgggaatcgaactcagtccttgttactctattttatctgtatgttccatctttgcttacatcctatCAGATTGGTTAACGAATGAAATTA is a window of Microcaecilia unicolor chromosome 11, aMicUni1.1, whole genome shotgun sequence DNA encoding:
- the LOC115481108 gene encoding cold-inducible RNA-binding protein B-like isoform X4 translates to MASNEGKLFIGGLSFDTNEQSLEQVFCKYGQISEVVVVKDRETQKSRGFGFVTYENADDAKDALMAMNGKTLDGRQIRVDQAGQSSDNRNRGYRGGSSGGRGFFRGGRGRGGDRGYGSSRFESRSGGYGGGSREYYGRNQGGYGDRSGGSYRDSYDSYD
- the LOC115481108 gene encoding cold-inducible RNA-binding protein B-like isoform X2, with amino-acid sequence MASNEGKLFIGGLSFDTNEQSLEQVFCKYGQISEVVVVKDRETQKSRGFGFVTYENADDAKDALMAMNGKTLDGRQIRVDQAGQSSDNRNRGYRGGSSGGRGFFRGGRGRGGDRGYGSSRFESRSGGYGGGSREYYGRNQGGYGDRSGGSYRDSYDSYATHE
- the LOC115481108 gene encoding cold-inducible RNA-binding protein-like isoform X1; its protein translation is MASNEGKLFIGGLSFDTNEQSLEQVFCKYGQISEVVVVKDRETQKSRGFGFVTYENADDAKDALMAMNGKTLDGRQIRVDQAGQSSDNRNRGYRGGSSGGRGFFRGGRGRGGDRGYGSSRFESRSGGYGGGSREYYGSRNQGGYGDRSGGSYRDSYDSYATHE
- the LOC115481108 gene encoding cold-inducible RNA-binding protein-like isoform X3 — protein: MASNEGKLFIGGLSFDTNEQSLEQVFCKYGQISEVVVVKDRETQKSRGFGFVTYENADDAKDALMAMNGKTLDGRQIRVDQAGQSSDNRNRGYRGGSSGGRGFFRGGRGRGGDRGYGSSRFESRSGGYGGGSREYYGSRNQGGYGDRSGGSYRDSYDSYD